The following proteins come from a genomic window of Dreissena polymorpha isolate Duluth1 chromosome 1, UMN_Dpol_1.0, whole genome shotgun sequence:
- the LOC127838974 gene encoding coiled-coil domain-containing protein 92-like yields the protein MSMQEAIHKRNLEVSILFMQQQHAATLKALHEEIQTLQKKCSDLTFELNMAGLDVNDGVPPEVTEHIKHLEKMMDAQRETQHELEVELEKKDRLIKENDYTYKRQKMKHIEEIRAKNRELEQLRAELDATANSSAYYQNELLKIKKAKFHPMPNQELSDTHKDKDSSVNHAPVPPKESRSNPKRAFHIRRTLTDNSSKDSILTPVRPGSSGGAARAGSGSTSRSDSPTAELARPFLRGGEEEVVQIKQSNPLPPIRTSSGRVVFGEPVEVVQLSVHNVPQPLSRSKKSVTSVAVQEVETLAIGQVTHADPAWKHQRRKEHRSSEYR from the exons ATGTCGATGCAAGAGGCAATCCACAAACGTAACCTGGAGGTATCCATCCTGTTTATGCAGCAGCAGCATGCAGCCACACTGAAGGCCCTCCATGAGGAAATACAAACACTGCAGAAAAAATGCTCAG ATTTGACGTTCGAGTTGAATATGGCAGGGCTAGATGTGAATGATGGAG TTCCACCTGAGGTTACGGAGCACATCAAGCATCTGGAGAAAATGATGGACGCGCAGCGCGAGACGCAGCATGAGCTTGAGGTGGAGCTGGAGAAGAAGGACCGTCTGATTAAGGAGAATGACTACACGTACAAGAGGCAGAAGATGAAACACATCGAGGAAATACGGGCCAAAAACAGGGAACTGGAACAGCTCCGAGCCGAGTTGGACGCAACAGCAAACAGTAGTGCGTACTATCAAAATGAACTTCTGAAAATCAAAAAAGCAAAGTTTCACCCGATGCCTAATCAGGAACTTTCTGACACTCATAAAGACAAAGACAGCTCTGTGAATCATGCCCCTGTACCTCCGAAGGAGAGCAGGTCAAACCCAAAGAGGGCGTTTCACATCCGTCGGACATTGACTGACAATTCTAGTAAAGACTCGATTCTAACGCCCGTCAGACCGGGAAGTAGTGGTGGCGCTGCTCGGGCTGGCTCTGGAAGCACCAGTAGGTCTGATTCCCCCACTGCGGAGCTTGCCAGGCCGTTCCTGCGGGGTGGGGAGGAGGAGGTTGTACAGATCAAGCAGTCAAACCCACTTCCCCCCATACGCACCTCGTCCGGCCGGGTCGTGTTTGGGGAACCGGTCGAGGTTGTACAGCTCAGTGTTCACAACGTGCCACAGCCCCTGTCACGCAGCAAGAAGTCTGTCACCTCCGTCGCTGTACAGGAAGTGGAAACTCTTGCCATTGGTCAAGTGACCCACGCCGACCCCGCCTGGAAACATCAGCGGAGGAAGGAGCACCGGAGCTCAGAGTACAGATAG